The following is a genomic window from Rhodothermales bacterium.
GGCGCCAGAATTGTCCCCGAAACAAGTTATTCCAACCCGCCAGCGTCCGATACCCGTCCTATGGAAGACCGTCTGCGTCGAAACACGGCAGCGTCCACCCGTGATCGCCTGAGATCCATCACGAATTGCCTGAACCCCTGTTAATGGAGACAGTTATGAAGTTTCTAGTCGTAGACGATTCGCCCACGATGCGCCGAATTGTGTGCAATGCCTTGATGGAAATCGGATACACCGACCTCACCGAGGCGGAAGATGGCCAGAAGGCGATGGATAAATTGACCTCCGAAGAGGTCGACTTCGTGATCACAGACTGGAATATGCCGGTCATGAACGGCCTGGAGCTGACAAGGAGCATCCGCAAACACGAGACATTGGGCAATCTCCCGATCCTCATGGTGACAACGCGCGGCTTGAAAGAGGATGTCCTCTCCGCCATGCAGGCCAAAGTGAACAACTACGTCATCAAGCCTTTCACGCCCGACATTCTGCGGGACAAGATCGACATGATTCTTAAAATCGGTTCGTGAGATGGCAATGAATAACGCGACAGACATACAGCGGACCCTCGACCGGCTCGACGAGCTGCGATCGATCTTTGTCCTGGGCCAGCGTGCCGTCCCTTTCATCGAAGAGGTAGTGCTCCTGATCAAGGACATGTCCCCCCTTCTGGAGAACATCAACGGCTCACTACAGGATAGCGCCAGCAAACTTCCCAGCGCGTCTTCTCAGCTCGAAAGCGTCTCGCAGGCTACCGAGATGGCCACCACGGAGATCCTCAACCTGGTCGACCTTGCGCTGATGAAGTGCAACGAACTGGGCAAACGGATAGAAGCGACCGGCGCCCACGTGGCCCATGTGCGCGGCGAGAACCTCTCGTTCAAAAAGGTGCTGGAGGATACGCTCGGCCTGGCATGGCCGGCGGTTGCCGCGGCCTACGAATCCCACGCCGGAGTCCAGGAATCCTCGCTGCGCGCGATGGAAAAAAGCCTTGGCACCCAGCAAGAAGCCGTCAATGTACTCAAGGAAGGCATGACGCAAATCATGATGTCGCTCCAGGTGCAGGACATCACGTCCCAGCAGATCGCATCGGTGAACCACCTGATCCACACCACGCGGGAGCGGCTCAACAAGCTCACGGAGAACCTCGGTGCACGGTCGGTCGACGAGTATGACGATGTCAACCTCCGGCTCCAGAGCGGCGCCACGTTCGATTCCAACGCCCGCTACGACCTCCCCGGGCTGCGCGAGGTCACCGAACCGGAGCTAGCCGAATTCGACTCAGCCGGCGACTTCGCCACGATGGGCGATATCGACGCGCTCTTCGCCAACCAGTAATCGGCCTTCCGCTGTGCGCACGCCGACGAGATTCCGATGGCTGAGAAACACCCGAAGACCGACGTAACCCCATCGATCGAAGATCGGTTTGCGGACGAAGCGCTCACGACAATCGAGCACGCGCGCGACGTCCTCATCCGACTCGCGGAGGGGGTAGAAACCGCCGGCGCTTTCGGCGATGTCGCCCGGGCGATCTTCTCGCTGAACGGAGCCGCCGAACTGTTCGACCTCGAGCAGATCAAAACGCTCACCCGCAGCTTCTGCAACGCCGCCACGGCCCTGCGCGATGCCGGAGCCGGCCTCGATGAGGCCGAAGCTCGTACACTCCTGACAGCCCTCGACGCCCTTGCCGAACTGATCGAGCACATGCGCACCGGGAACGAAGAGCCGGTGTTTATCACCTCGCTCGTCGCCGACCTGGATGCCCTGCCAACCCGCAGCGCTCCTCAGGCGCCCGCGCCGGACGCGACGCTGGCGAAAGCGGCCGAGCCGGCGGTAGATCCCGACCAAGAAGACGCGCCCGAGCTCGAGAACGTACTTGTCGACGGCACGCACCCGATCCACTCGGAGGACTTTCGCGAAATCGTCGAAAGCTTCGTGGTGGAAGCCACCGAGATCCTCGATAACCTGGATAATAAGCTCCTCATCCTCGAGGAGCATCAGCAGGATAAGGTCCTGGTCGACGAAATCTTCCGGGACGTGCACACGGTGAAGGCTTCCGCCGGCTTCATGAACCTGCAGCAGCTGAGCCACATCACCCACCACTTCGAGGACGTGCTGAATCGCCTGCGT
Proteins encoded in this region:
- a CDS encoding protein phosphatase CheZ, coding for MAMNNATDIQRTLDRLDELRSIFVLGQRAVPFIEEVVLLIKDMSPLLENINGSLQDSASKLPSASSQLESVSQATEMATTEILNLVDLALMKCNELGKRIEATGAHVAHVRGENLSFKKVLEDTLGLAWPAVAAAYESHAGVQESSLRAMEKSLGTQQEAVNVLKEGMTQIMMSLQVQDITSQQIASVNHLIHTTRERLNKLTENLGARSVDEYDDVNLRLQSGATFDSNARYDLPGLREVTEPELAEFDSAGDFATMGDIDALFANQ
- a CDS encoding response regulator; amino-acid sequence: MKFLVVDDSPTMRRIVCNALMEIGYTDLTEAEDGQKAMDKLTSEEVDFVITDWNMPVMNGLELTRSIRKHETLGNLPILMVTTRGLKEDVLSAMQAKVNNYVIKPFTPDILRDKIDMILKIGS